The genomic region TGGCCCAGAGAGTGTCGAGAAAGAAGAATTCCACGATGCCCAAGAAAGTGTCGACGAGCACGGCTACAAGAGAGAACAGCATCGCTATGGCCATGGTATCCAAAAAGACCTCCGCGAGCACGGTGTACATCGCCCCCACTTCCACAAAGGCGACAGCGAGAACACGCCAGAGTCGAAGGGAGTCATGTACCAGGAGAACGCCAAAGTGACCGGGAATGACCCCAAGAATGAAGGCGTTGTGTCCGCCTCTGGTGGTGAGTATGAGAAGAGCAAGGGCCACACGTCCGACAAGCTCGAAGAAGGAATCATCAATGGCCAAGGCACAGTGCACGCGCAGCTAGTCCGCTCTTCGGCAGACTGGTCTTCTGGGATCCTCGCCGAGCAGAGCATTCAGACAGCATATTGCCAGATCATCCGCGGAGCCAAGCATTATGTCTACATCGAAAACCAGTTCTTCATCACTGCAACGGGCGACCAGCAAGCGCCTATCCACAACCGGATCGGTGCCGCTATCGTTGACGCATGTGTCAAAGCGGCCAAGGAGGGCCGCAAGTTCCGAGTGATCATTATGATTCCAACTATTCCTGGCTTCGCCGGTGATCTTCGAGACGATGCAGCAACTGGCACGCGAGCCATCATGGACTACCAATACAAGTCACTATGTCGCGGCGACCACAGTATCTTTGGTAGGATCAGGGCAGCTGGCGTGGACCCTACGCAGTACATCTTCGTGTTCAACCTACGCTCATACGACAGACTAAACAAAACCCCCAAGCTGAAAGAACAAGAACTAAACTCCGGAGTCTCATACCAGGAAGTACAACGGGCACAAGCCGAAGAGATCATGCCCGAAGGTATACACGCAAGTGAAGGTGTGGAAGGTGCAGGAACCAGCGGTTTCCGCCACGCCGCCAAGGAGGGCGGTGCCAAGGCTCTCTTCAAGAAGACCAGAAGGACCAGCGTCGATCTTGATGAAGAAGACAAAGTCCATGCGGAAGAGCCTAAAGAGGGTGCTGCGATGCTGGCTGACAAGAAGCGACGCTTTGAAGATCATAAGCATCCGAACACCGAGGAGTTTGAGGAGAGTCTCGACTCGATGGCGAAGAATGCTATGCTTGGACAGAAGAATGTCAGCGAAGAGGGGTATGCCGGACGGGACCAGGGTGGGAAGAAGAAGGGTGATGATGAGCATTCGGAAAATCTCCGACAGCAAGAACTGGAGAACTTTGTGCAGGAAGAGCTGTACATTCACGGAGTAAGTTTCGTGCTGTTCCTTGAGAGGATTGCTGCTGACTGTTTACAGAAAACCCTTATCGTGGACGATCGAATTGTCATCGTTGGTTCCAGCAATATCAACGACAGGTCGCAGTTAGGATTCCACGATTCCGAGCTCAGCATTGTCATGGAAGACACGACCCCTTTACCCTCCAAGATGAACGGCCAAGACTACTCCGCCGGTCACCACGCCGCTACCCTCCGCCGCATGCTCTGGCGCGAACACCTCGGCCTCCTCCCTCCTCAAAACTGGAACATAGAAAACGACATCAACGCCCAACCCCCCGACGACGGCGCCAACGAATGGTTCGCCGGCGACGAACACGACAAATTCGTCGAGGACCCCCTCTCCGACGAACTCTGGACAGAATGGTGCAAGCGCGCAACCGTCAACACGAAAGTTTTCCGGCACTTATTCCACGCAGACCCCGACGACAACGTCAAGACGTTCGAAGACTACGACCGATTCCTGGGAGCAAAGGGGTCCCGGAAAGCCGGCCATATCTACGATGAGTTCCAGCCTGTTGAGATTGTGCGCCAGGAGCTTGATAAGATCAAGGGCCATCTTGTTTGGATGCCGTTGCGGTTTTTGGAGAATGCTGAGATGGCGGAGAAGGGGTTGCAGGTTAATTCTGTTACTGAGAGTGTATATACCTAGTACAGCAGCTCGCAGAAGGCGAGTCGGTCGATACGACATTCATGAAAGTGCACATCACCAACCGCGGAATGTCGCGGGAGTGGTTTTGCGCTTCCTACCTTGGGCCGGCATTGAGTCGATACCGTCGAGTCGGCGCCTTTTGGTTTCGACTGAAGGAGTAAGTCCGTCCAACGGATCTACTGTAACGAACAGGGTAAGTGTCAGCTCATCTCATCAGTACGGTCCCGATCCTGGCATGTCCCAACGTGGCTCTAGGTATACAAACTTTAACACTGCTGGCTACTGCCGGAACCTAACGACCAGGTATCACGTTATTTGTGTGGGAAGTTATTgtacgggcttatatagggtgtttcaaaagcaggttgtgtattgcatatgtctatctagaatagaccagtgttgctcttaaagaggctatagatgactaattagtcacctaactcttagcgtacgtggcctcaagttttaataataggctattacctatatatacgcttaGATCGCGACATACCCCCTTAGCTCGTACGCTAGAGTAAATGAGCTAATCCTATATAATCGCGTATACCCTATTATAACTATCTCCCTATCTATAGTAGTAACGTTAGGCCCTcggtattactactactatagtaagaGTAAGTTAGTTATTTTAAGTAAAGTAAGCTAAGGTAACTCAGGTAAGCTTTATACCCCTTCTTACCCCTTTATATCTTActtttactactactattattaCTTGTATAATAAGGTATAGATTATATAACTATTACTAGTAAGATAGCTTAGGTAATAGTCCTATTCTAGTTAGtcatagatagatagatatttcatttgCCCGATGTAGTGCCTCTCGGCCTATGCGGGTCTGGAGCTATGGAATACCTAGGGTAGGAAACCTGCATATGCAAGTGAAACCCTCCCTCCTCTACCTCTGATTTGTTGCTGTGAGTGATCTGCTTTCTCCTTCCACcagggtgcactagtgtctGGGGCTGAGCCTCCTAGACTACCTTGCCTGCTACCCTGAGCTTTCACCtcttcctcctcctcctccccCTCCTCTTACTGCTGGTGCTGCTTCCCTCCCTTCGATCCACCTCTCTGTCTCTTCAGCAAGGGAGAATTAAGCTAAAAACTTTTCTGATATAACCCATTTGACCATTCTCTGCAGGTCTTCCTGACTGTTAACAAGGGCCTTGTATCGTCTGTCCCTTGCTTTTGCTCTCCAGATCTCTCTTCCCCTTGACCAGTCTGGGCAGACAAGCAGCATGTGCTCAGGGTTTTGGGAAGGGTAGCCACAGGGGCATGCCTTTGTGTTGTATCCTGGGACTCGTCTTTGATGTAGATATGCTCTAAGCCCAATGTGCTCAGAGCGAATTTGGATTGCTAAGCTTGCCTCAGCCCTCTTGAGGTTGGTGTAGAGGGTGTAGTTGTATCTGCCAAACTGTTGGAGAGCTGCTGGTGTTCTTGGTCTCTGTGGTTTGATTCTCCACTGTTTCTCCTAGAGAAGTCCTGCGATCTGTTCAGACAGTGTCTGCTTCTTCTTGTCTTGTTTGTCCCTGTCTGCCTGTTCTCTGTTGAGCCTCCTGTGCTTCGAGCTGGGCTTGGAGAGTgtaggcttcttctaggtCTGCCTTCTTCTGGGGGGTTCTTGTTGGTCTTGCTGGTGCAGAGGGGTCCCTTTGGAGTCTAATCTTTGCGGCTGCTGCATCAATAGCACTCTGGACTGGGTAGTCTGATGTCTTAAGAGCATACTAGCATCTCATCCCAAGAAGATAGTGTTGGATTGGTGGTGTTCCAGACTCTATCTCAAGGGTTGTTGTTGGGGTGGACTTGTATGCTCCCATCACCCTTTTGAGGCATTGGCTTTGGACTCTGTTTAGGGGGGCTTCTATCCTCTATAGGATCTTCTTGTCTGCTGTCCAGATCTGGGCTCTATATAACATAGCTGGCTTGACAATGACTTTGTACATAATCCTGGCTTTCTCGAAGGTAGCTCCCTAGGTGGATGCAGTCAGTCTCTCAATGGATTGTCTGTTCTGGTTTGCCCTTGCCTGTGCCTTCTTGACTTGGggtccccagctgagctttggatcAAGCCAGACTCCAAGCACTCTCAATTCTTGTTAGGGGTGCGTCTTATGGCCCTGGATGTTGATGGATGCCTGCATGTTGTGTCTTGTCCTAGCCTTGCTAAAGTGGATGAGCTGATACTTGTCTAGTGCGAATTTCACTCTATGTCTCTTTGCCCACTACTCATATGTTTGGTGCCTATCTTCTAGgattctgcagttctcttctgttgATTCAGACCAAGCTAGGATGTtggtgtcgtctacgaagcctgAGGCAGATGAGTTGGGAGTTGTCAGGAGTGGGATCCAGCCTTCCATGAACAGGAGGAAGAGGATTAGGGCCAGTGTTGATCCTTGAGGAATGCCAGTAGAGATTGGTGAGGGATCTGATTTGTATGTGCTAAGTAGAAGGCTTGTGCTTCTTCCCTGAAGGTAGGACTTAGTGAACTGAACCATCCAGTTTGGTAAGCCCTTTTGTCTGAGGATGTATAGCAGTCTAGGGTGTGAcacattgtcaaaggctccaGAGATGTCCAGGGAGAGGAGGGTGGCTACTTTGTTGTTCTTCTGATGCCAGAGTGTCTTGACCTGTTTAGTGATGGGTTCAATTGCTGAGAGGGTAGATCTCTGCTTCCTGCTCCCCATCTGTGTGTCTAGGAGGAGGTAGTAGGTCTCCACAAGCTCTGTCATTCTGATTGCAACTAGCTtctctaggaccttcccaATTGTGTTGAGCAGGGCTATTGGTCTGTAGGATCTGAGCTTTGTGTAGTCATCCTTCTAGGGTTTCCTGAGAACATAGGTCAGGGACTTCTTGTACTTACTTAGGCAGTATCCAATCTGGAGGCAGCCTGAGAAGATGTTGGCCAGCACTGGTGCAATGATCTCCTTGTAAGCCTTTAGGAAGCTGTTGCTGATCCTGTCTGGTCCTAGGGCTTTGTTTCCTGGGAGCTTCTCTAGGATGCTAGCGATCTCTGTGGGATCTACTGATGCTCTTTGGAAGAGGGGCGTAGGCAGCTGTGCCTCCCTGATGTCACTAAGGTCTGCTTCTACCTAGGCTCCAAAGAAATGCTGTCTGAAGGCTTCTGCTTTTCCCTACATTGTGGTCTGTTTGTTGCCTTGTAGATCTAGAATGTCTGGAAACTGTAGCGAGGGGTTCCTATCCTGTTCTGATTTCCTAGCCCATTTGGCCAGCCTCCACATCTAGTGTGGGTTCTTTGTCAAGATCCCAACTGTTGCTCTCCAGTCTTGGAGCTTGTCCCTTTTGATCTGGATCTTCTTTTCTTGGCAGATCTTGGTGTATTGGTCCCAGACAGTCTGAGTCTTTTGCTGGACCCAATTTCTCCTTGCTCTCCTAGCAGCCTTGACTTTGTCTCCATAGTCCTTGGTCCAGAAGGGTTTCAGGAACTGGGAGTGCTTCTTTGCTAGGATTACTTGGATGGCGATGTTCTGAAGGATGTGTGTGAAGCTGGCTGTTGCATAGTCGATTCCCTCCTCGGTTTGCAAGTTCTAACAGTTTATATGTTCGTTCTCCAGTTCGTCAGCAAGTCTCTCTTTGACCTAGGTCTAGTCAGCTGCTTTCCAGTTTGGTTTGTCTTCTTGAGGTTCCTGTTGTTCTGCCTTCTAGTGGAGGCTTGTCTGAACTGGAAGGTGGTCAGATGAGGACTCAAGCTCCAGGTTTGTATTGTAGTAGAGAAGTCTTGCTGCTAGGTTAGCTATAAGGAAGCAGAGGTCTATTGTGCTAGTGCTGTTCCTTGCAGCCTAAGTCTCTGTGCCTTTTATGGTTGCTAGGCTCATATGTGCCAGCTCTGTCATCCAAATCAGTCTTCCTGCCAGGAAGTGATGGGCTGGGACAAAGTCTGAGCCCCAAGCTGGGTGGTGGATGTTGAATTCTCCAAGCAGAATGTGTTCTCCGGGTTGTTGGAGGGCCTCTAGGATCTGTTCAAGGGTCGCCAGTTTAATGCTGCTCCTAGAGTCAGGTGGGGGGTTGTAGGCACTGTGGATTGAGATCGGTCCTTGGTCAGTTTGGAGTCTGATTGTGGTAAAGTCTCCAGTTGTCTGTTCCACTTGTTTCCAGGAGTCTACACTAAGCAGTTTGCTCACATAGATGCATGTTCTTGGTGTTATCAGTAGACCAAGCTGGGTGAGCTCTGCCACAGCATGCGCATCTTGCATTCTGTTTTGGGGCTGCGCAGTCTTTGACTTGGTGGCCCTGGGCATAGTGGGAGCAGGTGTCTGTCGTCGTTGTGCACTTTGCTGCAATGTGACCATATTGCTGAcatttgaagcattggaGCACCCTGTGGCTGCTGTGAAAAACCTCTGTCATCAGGTTCTCACACTCCCAGAAAAGGCCCCTGTCAAGAACCTTGTTTGCCTGTTCAGCTGTGTTGACCCAGATGATTAGAGATGATGCTGTTTTGCCTGGGTCTGCCTTCCTCTTAAGCCAGGTGGCCTTTGAGATCCTTAGCCCTGGGCAAGTAGCCTAGTTCTGGCCCTGCAGTCTCTGGAGGTCTTCTTCCACCTTGAAGCCTTTTGGCACACTGTGCACTAGGACTGTGAACTGCTGTTGAGAGACTCTAGCTGTCTTCCCAATCTTTGTTGTCCATGCCCTCTGTGTTTCAAGGTTCTGTTTGTCTTGTGCCTGGGCTGTGAACAGCTAGAGGATGCCTCCCTCCCTTGCTCTTGCCCCAACCACCTCCGGCCTGCCAATCCTTTCTCGTCCTCTGGTCGCGTTTGTGCGGTCATCGTGTTTTTTGCGTGCCCAGTCCTATGATGTAGACTTTAACTTAAGCGTATAATTATCTTACCTACCGGTAGATATTAGAGGTCCTAAGTTTAATCTAAGAGTAGGCTatcgcgatccgagcgtatatataggtaatagcctattattgaaacttaaggctacgtacgctaagaattaggtaactaattggttacctatagcctctttatTACGGGCgagagggctatagtatagtcgggtaaagatatatatagttacgcgAGCTATCTAAGAGGTCTAAGGGAAGGCGAATAGATAAAGGAATTGGCAGGGCGCTAGCGGCCGCTAGCGCGTAGAGTTACGGCCGATAACGTCGATATGTCGCGGGGTAGTACGTAAAGTATATAAGAACCTTAGCGAGTATAAATCTAAGATATAGAAAAGCTACCTAAGAAAACTCTAAATATAAAGCTAAGCGCTAAGCCGGCGGTATATTCGGATAAGAACGTTATATCCTCCTCTACTAGACCCTAATATACCTATATTAGCCTAAGGCGGCTAGCCTAATTGCCTATATACTTAAATCGATAATAAAAGAGATCCTAAAGCTTTAGCTTCCTTTGTCGTAGCTTGCTAGCCTATAaccttttagcttactttactccgtatatataactatCTTACGCGGCTTGTTACGAtccgagcgtatatataggtaacatcctattattaaaacttgaggctacgtacgctaagaatcaggtgactaattagtcacctatagcctctttaagagcaacatttgtctattctagatagacatatATATGtcacgggtagcccgcgaccccctactatagctccgtcggcccggctgaaccgcggaccttctatatcgggttagcgcggcttggctttactttataacttcgccgcgcctcgcgctcctctttcgtagctttgtagaacaataactatctcgttcggaccctataatacgcgcgcccttataatataatatataacctgcttttgaaacaccctatataagcccgtataatAACTTCCTACACTTCTAACGTAATAGTTATAAGCCCGGTTAGCGCTTACTAACATTTACTACGATAAGGAAGCCCTAAAGTAGAGTTTGTATCGTTATAgcactactactataactagtatagtagtaccCCTAGGCCTAGTGAACCCGCGTAGAACTTTTACTAGCCTACAACCCATTTTATAGTTATAGCTACTACCGAGACGCCGGTAACTACCGGTGCCCTACCTTAGGATACCGTAGTTCTAAAGAGCTATAACTAATAGGACAAGTTTGACCgttagctagagctctacgtAGAGTCTTTGAATATCTAGAAGTATATAGATCCTTACTAACTAAGTAACGAGCTAATAGAGCCTACTTACTTAACGTTTAAGGAAATCTAATAAGCGTATACGGTAGGAGACGCTATATTAAGAGATCTTATTAAGCTACGACAAACAGACGTAGACCGAAGGTAACGGATATACGATAtctttactactacgcgatcaaagcttattacctaccttatCCGTACGACGATAGAGCTAGGGCAAGAGCTAATATACGGCTAGAATACTCTTAGAGCGAAATACTAGGCTCTTAAGGATCAGTATAGTCTAGacgatatactacgtaagcGGTAGCTTACGCTTAAGCTGTCTAGGCTTTAGAAGGCTAGCGTACGTAGAATTAATAACTAGTACTTAGACTAGTTAGTTTTATAGACtaagatacttaagtataactaCGCCGAGTACGACAACCTTAGTAGACACTTCCTACTTactatttagtagaagcAGGCTCTAGCCTACGGTGCTTCTCTATATAACGAGTAGAAGCGTAACAAAATGTCACTACAAAAGCTTACTAAGCGTTACCTCGAATAGATACGCGACACCGTACTAGTAATAACTAACGCTCGATTAGTCTTCGTAACCTTCTCCGGAGAAACCTTAGTAGAAGCAGAGGAGAAAACAGCACCTATAGGTGCTAGTCAAAAGGAGGGTGACCGTAGTAGTAGCCGTAGTaataaccgtagtaatagcCGCGGTAATAAGGGTCGTAGTAGTAGCCGCGGCGACAAGAACAAAGATAAGGATAATAATAGGCTAAGTAGCTACTAGAACATTACCGGCGAGCCCAAggacacctattataagggcctattctTATACGATGTGATTAACCCCGACAAGCGCCTAGTAAAGGATTAGCGCTtagagtagtagaagaagtacTAGAAAAACTTTATTAACTACTACTTAAGCGACGACGGCGAGCGTCTGCTTAGCGTGTTAAATCGTAACAATCGTAAGGACTAGGAACGTAACAAGGCTATTACTAATACAAAGAAGGCATTACTAAGCGATAAGGGCTTTATTAGCCTTACTGTTCTTTCTAGCTTA from Fulvia fulva chromosome 2, complete sequence harbors:
- a CDS encoding Phospholipase D — protein: MVLGKTSHVSPEEQRVRDEHGNHKDLGDKTKGGLSGLRQKLKDTKLYDAKVGAIHLKHRLGKFQNLVNTNHRHDEEHEQETDAKRTRIAEGHRFQSFAPERDGNKIKWYIDGADYFHAVSVALERAKETIYIEDWWLSPELFLRRPPYYNQEWRLDYVLKRAAERGVKIYVVVYREVEHALTCNSQHTKKALMRLCPEGSPGYGNIKVMRHPDHNVLENASDMTFYWAHHEKFIVIDYDLAFIGGLDLCFGRWDNRQHILADAHPTGVQNEIFPGQDFNNNRIMDFQSVQDWKSNEVSKADYGRMPWHDVAMGLVGPCVYDIAEHFVLRWNFCKRDKYKRDDRYDWLTLTGRTDDDEDLIGVQRPKHPVGDYIHHPLSPLEHKRGNPRQGHSVQRHNTESGPESVEKEEFHDAQESVDEHGYKREQHRYGHGIQKDLREHGVHRPHFHKGDSENTPESKGVMYQENAKVTGNDPKNEGVVSASGGEYEKSKGHTSDKLEEGIINGQGTVHAQLVRSSADWSSGILAEQSIQTAYCQIIRGAKHYVYIENQFFITATGDQQAPIHNRIGAAIVDACVKAAKEGRKFRVIIMIPTIPGFAGDLRDDAATGTRAIMDYQYKSLCRGDHSIFGRIRAAGVDPTQYIFVFNLRSYDRLNKTPKLKEQELNSGVSYQEVQRAQAEEIMPEGIHASEGVEGAGTSGFRHAAKEGGAKALFKKTRRTSVDLDEEDKVHAEEPKEGAAMLADKKRRFEDHKHPNTEEFEESLDSMAKNAMLGQKNVSEEGYAGRDQGGKKKGDDEHSENLRQQELENFVQEELYIHGKTLIVDDRIVIVGSSNINDRSQLGFHDSELSIVMEDTTPLPSKMNGQDYSAGHHAATLRRMLWREHLGLLPPQNWNIENDINAQPPDDGANEWFAGDEHDKFVEDPLSDELWTEWCKRATVNTKVFRHLFHADPDDNVKTFEDYDRFLGAKGSRKAGHIYDEFQPVEIVRQELDKIKGHLVWMPLRFLENAEMAEKGLQVNSVTESVYT